In one window of Rhodopseudomonas palustris HaA2 DNA:
- a CDS encoding leucyl aminopeptidase → MPDAVKVGFVPFSVAARGTLVVLCDDALKFGPATSKALGVAVSTVKRAVAASQFKGKSGSALDLLAPEGLKVGRLVVIGTGKAAALKDYDVLKLGGAIAGKIGAGDTAVTVIAELPGGAMKPEQAAAIASGILLRAYKFDRYKTKKKDDDANALNANVSIAVADAAAAKKAFAPDSAVVDGVILARELVNEPPNVLYPEEFAKRAAQLKKLGVDIQILDVKAMTQLKMGALLGVSQGSAHPGRTVIMRWNGGKRGEQPVAFVGKGVCFDTGGISIKPSASMEDMKGDMGGAACVVGLMHALAARKAKVNVIGAIGLVENMPDGNAQRPGDIVTSMSGQTIEIINTDAEGRLVLADVLWYVAQKHKPKFMVDLATLTGAIMVALGTDHAGLFSNNDELAERLTAVGVSTGEKVWRMPLGPEYDKQIDSQFADMKNTGSRNGGSITAAQFLQRFVDNTPWAHLDIAGTAMGAPKNDINQSWGSGYGVRLLNALVAEYYEAKK, encoded by the coding sequence ATGCCCGACGCCGTCAAGGTCGGCTTCGTCCCGTTTTCCGTTGCCGCGCGCGGCACGCTCGTTGTGCTTTGCGACGACGCGCTGAAATTCGGCCCGGCGACCAGCAAGGCGCTGGGGGTCGCGGTCAGCACGGTCAAACGGGCGGTGGCGGCGAGCCAGTTCAAGGGCAAGTCGGGCTCTGCGCTCGACCTGTTGGCGCCCGAGGGCCTCAAGGTCGGACGGCTGGTCGTGATCGGGACCGGGAAGGCGGCAGCACTCAAGGACTACGACGTCCTCAAGCTCGGCGGCGCAATTGCGGGCAAGATCGGGGCAGGCGACACGGCCGTCACCGTGATCGCCGAGCTGCCGGGCGGCGCGATGAAGCCCGAGCAGGCCGCGGCGATCGCCTCCGGCATCCTGCTCCGGGCCTACAAGTTCGATCGCTACAAGACCAAGAAGAAGGACGATGACGCGAATGCGCTGAACGCCAACGTGTCGATCGCTGTTGCGGACGCCGCCGCGGCGAAGAAGGCATTCGCGCCCGACAGTGCCGTCGTCGACGGTGTGATCCTGGCGCGCGAACTCGTCAACGAGCCGCCGAACGTGCTGTATCCGGAAGAATTCGCCAAGCGCGCGGCGCAGCTGAAGAAGCTCGGCGTCGACATCCAGATCCTCGACGTCAAGGCGATGACGCAACTCAAGATGGGCGCGCTGCTCGGGGTGTCGCAGGGCTCGGCGCATCCGGGCCGCACCGTGATCATGCGCTGGAACGGCGGCAAGCGCGGCGAACAGCCGGTCGCCTTCGTCGGCAAGGGCGTGTGCTTCGACACCGGCGGCATCTCGATCAAGCCGTCGGCCAGCATGGAAGACATGAAGGGCGACATGGGCGGCGCTGCCTGCGTCGTCGGCCTGATGCACGCGCTCGCCGCGCGCAAGGCCAAGGTCAATGTGATCGGCGCCATCGGTCTGGTGGAGAACATGCCGGACGGCAACGCGCAGCGCCCTGGCGATATCGTGACCTCGATGTCGGGCCAGACCATCGAGATCATCAACACCGACGCCGAGGGCCGTCTCGTGCTCGCCGACGTGCTCTGGTACGTGGCGCAGAAGCACAAGCCGAAATTCATGGTCGACCTCGCCACGCTGACCGGCGCCATCATGGTCGCGCTCGGCACCGATCACGCCGGCCTGTTCTCGAACAACGACGAACTCGCCGAACGGCTGACTGCGGTCGGTGTTTCGACCGGCGAGAAGGTGTGGCGGATGCCGCTCGGTCCGGAATACGACAAGCAGATCGACTCGCAATTCGCCGACATGAAGAACACCGGTTCGCGCAACGGCGGCTCGATCACCGCGGCGCAGTTCCTGCAGCGCTTCGTCGACAATACGCCCTGGGCGCATCTCGACATCGCCGGCACGGCGATGGGCGCACCGAAGAACGACATCAACCAGAGCTGGGGTTCGGGCTACGGCGTGCGGCTCTTGAACGCGCTCGTCGCGGAGTACTACGAAGCCAAGAAGTAA
- a CDS encoding DNA polymerase III subunit chi, whose protein sequence is MTEVLFYHLQGRTIEQVLPPLLEKSLARGWRVVVQAGSEERADTLDAHLWTYRDDSFLPHATWRVADAMHQPIVLTAEESNPNAATVRFLLDNAALPADAEGYERMVLLFDGDDEDAVGMARDMWKQSKSRGFEVTYWQADAAGRWQKRE, encoded by the coding sequence ATGACCGAGGTCCTGTTCTATCACCTGCAGGGACGGACGATCGAGCAGGTGCTGCCGCCGTTGCTCGAGAAGTCGCTGGCGCGCGGCTGGCGGGTGGTGGTGCAGGCCGGCTCGGAGGAGCGCGCCGATACGCTCGACGCGCATCTGTGGACCTATCGTGACGATTCGTTTCTGCCGCACGCGACCTGGCGCGTGGCCGACGCGATGCATCAGCCTATCGTGCTGACAGCCGAAGAGAGCAATCCGAACGCCGCCACCGTTCGGTTTCTGCTCGACAATGCGGCGTTGCCGGCCGACGCGGAAGGCTACGAGCGGATGGTGTTGCTGTTCGACGGCGACGATGAAGACGCCGTCGGCATGGCGCGCGATATGTGGAAACAGAGCAAGTCGCGTGGCTTCGAGGTGACCTATTGGCAGGCCGATGCCGCCGGCCGATGGCAAAAGCGGGAATAG